One window of Acropora palmata chromosome 1, jaAcrPala1.3, whole genome shotgun sequence genomic DNA carries:
- the LOC141891980 gene encoding uncharacterized protein LOC141891980, giving the protein MKGTKLNEEDILVSFDVSPLFTNVPLDETSTVLAKKAFTENWLNETYDLNIKESDLVTLLQLATKDQLFQFEGNLFQQIDGVAMGSPLGPLIANAFLCSLEEKLTRDNKLPNLYRRYVDDTITAMPDEAGAESFLSTLKECHPSISFTMELASNNKIPFLGMEITKYGRQLSTSVYRKPTNTGLLLHFHSHVDRRYKTSLLRTMVDRAYRLSSTKELFEAECKELRAIFSKLKYPNKLVDSTISSFIKSKLSNVSSPPVVPVEQPVWILLPFKD; this is encoded by the coding sequence ATGAAAGGAACGAAGTTGAATGAAGAAGATATCCTTGTGTCGTTTGATGTCTCGCCCTTGTTTACCAACGTTCCTTTAGATGAGACAAGCACAGTTCTTGCCAAGAAAGCGTTTACCGAAAACTGGCTTAATGAAACCTACGACCTGAATATCAAGGAATCCGACCTAGTTACACTTCTACAACTCGCAACAAAGGACCAGCTATTCCAATTTGAAGGCAATCTTTTCCAACAAATAGATGGCGTGGCAATGGGTTCTCCGTTGGGTCCCCTAATAGCTAATGcttttttgtgttcacttGAAGAAAAGCTAACGAGGGATAACAAGCTACCCAACCTATATAGAAGATATGTAGATGACACGATAACTGCCATGCCGGATGAAGCTGGAGCTGAATCCTTTCTCTCTACGCTTAAAGAATGTCATCCCTCGATCAGCTTCACTATGGAGTTAGCAAGTAACAACAAAATTCCGTTTCTTGGAATGGAGATAACAAAGTATGGCCGCCAACTGAGTACCAGCGTTTACAGAAAACCTACAAATACTGGCTTACTTCTACATTTTCACAGTCACGTTGATCGTAGGTACAAAACCTCACTTTTGAGAACAATGGTTGATCGTGCATACCGTCTGTCATCAACGAAAGAACTTTTTGAGGCTGAATGTAAAGAACTTAGAGCAATTTTTTCCAAGCTGAAGTATCCGAACAAGCTAGTCGACTCTACAATCTCATCTTTCATTAAATCCAAGCTATCGAATGTCTCGAGTCCTCCTGTTGTGCCAGTTGAACAACCTGTATGGATACTGCTGCCGTTCAAAGACTAA